A region of Necator americanus strain Aroian chromosome I, whole genome shotgun sequence DNA encodes the following proteins:
- a CDS encoding hypothetical protein (NECATOR_CHRI.G3580.T2), with protein sequence MNEQQLGSSTRSGQMEELLVPARPVRRPIGVKQWLASKECGTCSKLIRRGHGSKSSKENLLTFICQHAEGNGTYSRELKQRYKNSKRVQKHSHYFAKVLFRGDDVPLETVRTVAKPRSTKWIIGENPQKQPRICYITQYCHPTWISRYQDLRGRSRIIK encoded by the exons ATG AATGAGCAACAACTGGGCTCcagcacgcgatcgggacaaatggaagaattactggtgcccgctcgaccagttcgaagaccAATTGGAGTCAAG CAATGGTTGGCTTCGAAAGAGTGTGGAACTTGCTCAAAACTTATAAGGCGAGGGCATGGTAGCAAGAGCAGTAAGGAGAATCTTCTTACCTTTATCTGTCAGCATGCTGAAGGGAATGGGACTTACTCGCGGGAACTAAAGCAGCGGTATAAGAACAGCAAACGTGTTCAGAAACATTCCCATTACTTCGCCAAG GTCCTCTTCCGCGGTGACGACGTG CCATTGGAAACAGTTCGGACAGTGGCAAAGCCGCGATCGACCAAATGGATAATCggagaaaatccacaaaaacagCCCCGTATTTGCTACATCACG CAATATTGTCACCCGACATGGATTAGTAGATATCAGGATCTGCGAGGACGATCGCGCATCATTAAGTAG
- a CDS encoding hypothetical protein (NECATOR_CHRI.G3580.T1), with translation MHMRSTRSGQMEELLVPARPVRRPIGVKQWLASKECGTCSKLIRRGHGSKSSKENLLTFICQHAEGNGTYSRELKQRYKNSKRVQKHSHYFAKVLFRGDDVVQAVACFGHLGQTHHHFRFFLFFE, from the exons ATGCACATGCGTAG cacgcgatcgggacaaatggaagaattactggtgcccgctcgaccagttcgaagaccAATTGGAGTCAAG CAATGGTTGGCTTCGAAAGAGTGTGGAACTTGCTCAAAACTTATAAGGCGAGGGCATGGTAGCAAGAGCAGTAAGGAGAATCTTCTTACCTTTATCTGTCAGCATGCTGAAGGGAATGGGACTTACTCGCGGGAACTAAAGCAGCGGTATAAGAACAGCAAACGTGTTCAGAAACATTCCCATTACTTCGCCAAG GTCCTCTTCCGCGGTGACGACGTGGTTCAGGCCGTTGCCTGTTTTGGGCACTTGGGACAGACACACCATCACTTCcgcttctttctctttttcgaatGA